A genomic window from Apium graveolens cultivar Ventura unplaced genomic scaffold, ASM990537v1 ctg1928, whole genome shotgun sequence includes:
- the LOC141700215 gene encoding secreted RxLR effector protein 161-like, with protein sequence MWNCNATKLPMDPKEYISKDEGGRCVYTTHFKSMIGGLCYLVHTRPYIAYSVGIVSRYMEKPTEMHLLAAKRILRYVRGTLNHGLVYNRGSISELLTGYSDSDVAGHVEDRRSTGGMVFYLDDRLVTWASQKQRSVALSSCEGEFMAATAAACQAIWLRKMVSQVTGKYVEPVVLYLDNKSAIDLTKNFVFHGQSKHIDIRYHFIRECVENGDILVKHVSTDLQRADVLTKALPTAR encoded by the coding sequence ATGTGGAACTGCAATGCCACTAAGCTTCCCATGGATCCTAAGGAGTATATCAGCAAAGATGAAGGAGGACGATGCGTTTATACTACACATTTTAAAAGTATGATTGGAGGCCTATGCTATTTGGTTCATACAAGGCCGTATATAGCCTATTCAGTCGGGATTGTGAGCAGGTATATGGAAAAACCCACTGAGATGCATCTGCTAGCAGCAAAACGGATTCTTCGCTATGTTAGAGGTACGCTAAACCATGGTCTAGTCTATAATAGAGGCAGTATAAGTGAGTTGTTGACAGGATATTCCGACAGTGACGTCGCTGGACATGTTGAAGATCGAAGAAGCACTGGGGGCATGGTGTTTTATTTGGACGACAGACTGGTAACATGGGCATCACAAAAACAAAGAAGTGTAGCACTTTCGTCCTGCGAAGGTGAGTTCATGGCGGCAACTGCAGCTGCATGTCAGGCCATTTGGCTACGGAAAATGGTGAGTCAGGTTACTGGTAAATATGTTGAGCCAGTAGTGTTGTATCTTGACAACAAGTCCGCCATTGATCTGACTAAAAATTTTGTGTTTCACGGACAAAGCAAACACATTGACATCCGTTATCACTTTATACGTGAATGTGTTGAGAATGGTGATATACTTGTTAAACACGTCAGTACGGATCTTCAGCGAGCTGATGTTTTGACAAAAGCATTGCCTACTGCCAGATGA